Proteins encoded in a region of the Streptomyces sp. NBC_00258 genome:
- a CDS encoding ester cyclase, which translates to MSAEPTALSKLNAEVVLRYLRVFETRDLDELAELAAEDRVATAFTLTYTHDLTGRDLTMTGIKSYRLSEGRIVEFWGETDLYGLLRQLGLVPEEIPPF; encoded by the coding sequence ATGTCCGCCGAGCCGACCGCCCTGAGCAAGCTCAACGCCGAGGTCGTCCTCCGCTATCTGCGCGTGTTCGAGACACGGGACCTCGACGAGCTCGCGGAACTCGCCGCCGAGGACCGGGTGGCCACCGCGTTCACCCTGACGTACACGCACGACCTGACCGGGCGTGACCTGACGATGACGGGCATCAAGTCCTATCGCCTGAGCGAGGGGCGGATCGTCGAGTTCTGGGGTGAGACCGATCTTTACGGCCTTCTCCGGCAGCTCGGGCTCGTTCCGGAGGAGATCCCGCCCTTCTGA
- a CDS encoding HAD-IA family hydrolase, whose protein sequence is MRKVVSFDCYRTLINFDTRTATHEIVKDRLAQFGVDPDRFHHDAYVMRFQGVVDDYRPYREVVRRTLRNVMLLHGLEYRDEDGEALIEAIKKFTPFREVPDALRRLKGEYDIAILSNSEDDLISYAVDELGVEWDYVLTAEQAGAYKPLPQAFEYLMKATGRGPEDIIHTAQGWEYDIMPTKRYEGMRRIWVNRYGFPGSAAYQPYEEISNLSELPPLLGV, encoded by the coding sequence ATGCGCAAGGTCGTCAGCTTCGACTGCTACCGGACCCTCATCAACTTCGACACCCGGACCGCCACACACGAGATCGTCAAGGACCGCCTGGCCCAGTTCGGCGTCGATCCGGACCGGTTCCACCACGACGCCTACGTCATGCGCTTCCAGGGCGTCGTCGACGACTACCGCCCCTACCGCGAGGTCGTCCGCCGCACCCTGCGCAACGTCATGCTGCTGCACGGCCTGGAGTACCGGGACGAGGACGGCGAGGCGCTGATCGAGGCCATCAAGAAGTTCACGCCGTTCAGGGAGGTCCCGGACGCGCTGCGCCGCCTCAAGGGCGAGTACGACATCGCCATCCTCTCCAACAGCGAGGACGACCTCATCTCCTACGCCGTCGACGAGCTCGGCGTGGAGTGGGACTACGTCCTCACCGCCGAGCAGGCCGGAGCGTACAAGCCGCTCCCGCAGGCCTTCGAGTACCTGATGAAGGCCACCGGGCGCGGCCCCGAGGACATCATCCACACCGCGCAGGGCTGGGAGTACGACATCATGCCGACAAAGCGGTACGAGGGCATGCGGCGGATCTGGGTGAACCGGTACGGCTTCCCGGGGTCGGCCGCCTACCAGCCGTACGAGGAGATCAGCAACCTCTCCGAGCTGCCTCCCCTGCTCGGCGTCTGA
- a CDS encoding heavy-metal-associated domain-containing protein, which yields MTEQRYHVIGMTCGRCADTLETRVGGVFGVDRVGIDLDTGSVTVTGEALDGSKVCAAITEAGFEVAAVL from the coding sequence ATGACTGAGCAGCGGTACCACGTCATCGGCATGACCTGCGGCCGCTGTGCCGACACCCTGGAGACCAGGGTCGGCGGGGTGTTCGGCGTCGACCGGGTGGGCATCGACCTCGACACCGGTTCGGTGACCGTAACGGGCGAGGCACTCGACGGCTCGAAGGTGTGCGCCGCGATCACCGAGGCGGGCTTCGAGGTGGCCGCCGTGCTCTGA
- a CDS encoding NAD(P)/FAD-dependent oxidoreductase: protein MSATTLGQPGPVNGRISHWFAELPTPRAALPGDRDADVCIVGAGLTGLWTAYYLKLADPSLRITILEAEFAGFGASGRNGGWASGLVPGARDRLAKQYGRDAVLDYQQVMNEAVDEIVAVSEREEIDAGIVKGGTLRVARTPAQATRLRHKTAADHEWGVPDAVMLTPEEAADRIRVDGMTAAAWTPHCARLQPAALVKGLAETVERLGATLYEKSPVTAIEPGRAVTAHGTVSAPVVLRATEGFTASFKGLRRAWLPMNSSMIATEPLPQELWEEIGWAGRETLGDTAHGHMYAQRTPDDRIAIGGRGVPYRFGSRTDDAGQVDARTIGQLTDTLYAMLPQTAGARVDHAWCGVLAVPRDWSATVGLDRATGLGWAGGYVGHGVTSTNLAARTLTDLVLRRESRLTRLPWTGHRPGTWEPEPLRWLGVRGLYVAYRWADRHEAGGRAGTSPIATVADLIARRP from the coding sequence GTGAGCGCCACCACGCTCGGTCAGCCCGGCCCGGTCAACGGCCGGATCTCCCACTGGTTCGCCGAACTGCCCACCCCACGCGCCGCGTTGCCCGGTGACCGCGACGCCGATGTGTGCATCGTGGGCGCCGGACTGACCGGACTGTGGACCGCGTACTACCTCAAACTGGCCGACCCCTCACTGCGGATCACCATCCTGGAGGCCGAGTTCGCGGGGTTCGGCGCCTCCGGCCGCAACGGCGGCTGGGCGTCGGGGCTCGTGCCCGGCGCCCGCGACCGACTGGCGAAGCAGTATGGGCGGGATGCCGTGCTCGACTACCAGCAGGTGATGAACGAGGCCGTCGACGAGATCGTCGCCGTGTCCGAGCGCGAGGAGATCGACGCCGGCATCGTCAAGGGCGGCACCCTGCGGGTGGCCCGCACCCCCGCTCAGGCGACCCGGCTGCGCCACAAGACCGCGGCCGACCACGAGTGGGGCGTGCCGGACGCCGTGATGCTCACACCGGAGGAGGCCGCGGACCGCATCCGCGTCGACGGGATGACGGCCGCGGCCTGGACCCCGCACTGCGCCCGGCTGCAGCCCGCCGCCCTGGTCAAGGGGCTCGCCGAGACGGTCGAACGGCTCGGTGCGACTCTCTACGAGAAGTCCCCGGTCACGGCCATCGAGCCGGGCCGGGCGGTCACCGCGCACGGCACGGTCAGTGCGCCCGTCGTCCTGCGTGCGACGGAGGGGTTCACGGCCTCGTTCAAGGGACTGCGCCGCGCCTGGCTGCCGATGAACAGCTCGATGATCGCCACCGAACCACTGCCGCAGGAGCTGTGGGAGGAGATCGGCTGGGCGGGCCGCGAGACGCTGGGCGACACGGCGCACGGGCACATGTACGCGCAGCGCACCCCGGACGACCGGATCGCGATCGGCGGCCGTGGTGTCCCGTACCGCTTCGGCTCCCGCACCGACGACGCGGGGCAGGTGGACGCCCGGACCATCGGCCAGCTCACCGACACGCTCTACGCGATGCTGCCGCAGACCGCCGGTGCCCGGGTCGACCACGCCTGGTGCGGTGTGCTCGCCGTGCCCCGCGACTGGTCCGCCACCGTGGGACTCGACCGCGCCACGGGGCTCGGCTGGGCCGGCGGCTATGTCGGGCACGGTGTGACCTCCACGAACCTCGCCGCCCGCACCCTCACCGATCTGGTGCTCCGGCGTGAGTCCCGGCTGACCCGGCTGCCGTGGACGGGGCACCGCCCCGGCACCTGGGAGCCGGAGCCGCTGCGCTGGCTGGGCGTGCGCGGGCTGTACGTCGCCTATCGGTGGGCGGACCGGCACGAGGCGGGCGGGCGGGCAGGTACGTCTCCGATTGCCACCGTCGCGGATCTCATCGCGCGGCGGCCCTGA
- a CDS encoding MFS transporter, with amino-acid sequence MSLTSSTTGGASSLDDAPVSSFHRRIMVVAMGGPFCDGYLLGVMGVALGLITPALALDTLWTGLIAASVLVGVFIGGAVFGPITDRVGRHLMYVLNLATFVVFSALQFFVTEAWQLLVLRLLIGIAIGADYPIASALTTELVPRRMRGPALSGLVLAWWVGYGVSYWVGWALTGLGDDSWRWMLASGTVPALIFLFMRAGIPESPRWLASRGRMDEAKAVVRKHLGQEVSDEELLAEGRQEKRGGSGLGNLVEIFKRGYTVPVVFCSVFWICQVAPAFAVRSFQPQMLSAFGVGSTYGASALITTIAVAGIGLGLVVVNRIGRRSLLISSFVCINVSLIALAVLPLHWAFVVVALFAAFQFFEAAGSGLQFVYPSELFPTDLRATGVGIATAMSRVGSASSTFLLPIAAEDLGVRGTLGIAVAITLVGLVVSYFLAPETKDLGLTEASRRS; translated from the coding sequence CGTCGCTCGACGACGCGCCCGTCAGTTCCTTCCACCGCCGGATCATGGTGGTCGCCATGGGCGGCCCCTTCTGCGACGGCTATCTGCTCGGAGTGATGGGCGTCGCCCTCGGCCTCATCACGCCCGCACTCGCCCTCGACACCCTGTGGACGGGCCTGATAGCCGCCTCCGTCCTGGTCGGCGTGTTCATCGGCGGCGCGGTCTTCGGCCCCATCACCGACCGGGTCGGCCGCCATCTGATGTACGTCCTCAACCTGGCGACCTTCGTGGTCTTCTCGGCGCTCCAGTTCTTCGTCACCGAGGCCTGGCAGCTGCTGGTGCTGCGGCTGCTCATCGGTATCGCGATCGGCGCCGACTACCCCATCGCCTCCGCCCTCACCACCGAGCTGGTGCCCCGCCGGATGCGCGGCCCGGCCCTGTCCGGCCTGGTCCTCGCGTGGTGGGTCGGGTACGGCGTGAGCTACTGGGTGGGCTGGGCACTGACCGGCCTCGGTGACGACTCCTGGCGCTGGATGCTGGCCTCCGGCACGGTCCCCGCGCTCATCTTCCTCTTCATGCGGGCCGGCATCCCCGAGTCCCCGCGCTGGCTGGCCTCGCGCGGACGCATGGACGAGGCGAAGGCGGTCGTCCGCAAACACCTCGGCCAGGAGGTCAGCGACGAGGAGCTGCTCGCGGAGGGCCGCCAGGAAAAGCGGGGCGGTTCCGGGCTCGGCAATCTCGTCGAGATCTTCAAACGCGGCTACACCGTCCCCGTCGTGTTCTGTTCCGTGTTCTGGATCTGTCAGGTCGCGCCCGCCTTCGCGGTCCGCTCCTTCCAGCCGCAGATGCTGTCCGCGTTCGGCGTGGGGAGCACATACGGCGCCAGCGCGCTGATCACCACCATCGCGGTGGCCGGCATCGGGCTCGGCCTCGTGGTCGTCAACCGGATCGGCCGCCGCTCGCTCCTGATCAGCAGCTTCGTGTGCATCAACGTCTCGCTGATCGCGCTGGCGGTGCTGCCGCTGCACTGGGCCTTCGTGGTGGTGGCCCTGTTCGCCGCCTTCCAGTTCTTCGAGGCCGCGGGCAGCGGGCTGCAGTTCGTCTACCCGAGCGAACTGTTCCCGACCGACCTGCGGGCCACAGGCGTGGGCATCGCCACCGCCATGAGCCGCGTGGGCTCCGCCTCCTCCACGTTCCTCCTGCCGATCGCCGCCGAGGACCTGGGCGTACGCGGCACGCTGGGCATCGCCGTGGCGATCACGCTGGTGGGACTCGTCGTCTCCTACTTCCTCGCCCCCGAGACCAAGGACCTGGGCCTGACCGAGGCCAGCAGGCGCTCCTGA
- a CDS encoding Gfo/Idh/MocA family protein — MVSTLGVAVVGFGWMGRVHTQAYARVPHHFPQLPVRPELVAVADEVPGRAEEAAEQYGFATAARDWREVAADPRVRAVSIAAPNFLHREIGVAMAEAGKHIWIEKPVGLTAEDARAVAGAVAKSGVQGTVGFNYRNAPAVAAARELIASGEIGTVTHVRIRLFSDYAAHPEGALTWRYERERGGSGVLGDLASHGVDLARFLLGEIASLAADTAVFVPERARPTGATAGHTRSAGGELGPVENEDYVSCLLRFASGARGVLEACRVSVGEQNNYGFEIHGTKGAVSWDFRRMGELSVSRGTSYQDQPVSTLYVGPGHGEYAAFQPGSANSMGYDDLKVIEAYNFLRSIAEGTAYGATVEDAVHSAAALDAMSRSAESGTWASPA; from the coding sequence ATGGTGAGTACGCTCGGCGTCGCCGTCGTGGGGTTCGGCTGGATGGGGCGGGTGCACACCCAGGCGTACGCCCGTGTGCCGCACCACTTCCCCCAGCTGCCCGTGCGGCCCGAACTGGTCGCCGTGGCCGACGAGGTGCCCGGCCGGGCCGAGGAGGCCGCGGAGCAGTACGGCTTCGCGACGGCGGCCCGGGACTGGCGGGAGGTCGCCGCCGACCCCCGGGTCCGGGCGGTGAGCATCGCCGCCCCGAACTTCCTGCACCGTGAGATCGGCGTCGCCATGGCCGAGGCGGGCAAGCACATCTGGATCGAGAAGCCGGTCGGTCTCACCGCCGAGGACGCTCGGGCCGTGGCCGGCGCCGTCGCGAAGTCGGGCGTGCAGGGCACGGTCGGCTTCAACTACCGCAACGCACCTGCCGTCGCGGCGGCCCGCGAGCTGATCGCCTCCGGCGAGATCGGCACGGTCACACACGTCCGCATCCGCCTCTTCAGTGACTACGCGGCCCACCCCGAGGGCGCCCTGACCTGGCGGTACGAGCGTGAGCGCGGTGGCAGCGGAGTGCTGGGCGACCTCGCCTCGCACGGTGTGGACCTGGCCCGCTTCCTGCTCGGCGAGATCGCGTCGCTGGCCGCCGACACGGCCGTCTTCGTCCCGGAGCGCGCCCGTCCCACCGGCGCCACCGCGGGCCACACCCGCTCGGCGGGCGGCGAACTGGGCCCGGTGGAGAACGAGGACTACGTGTCCTGTCTGCTGCGCTTCGCCTCCGGCGCCCGCGGTGTCCTGGAAGCCTGCCGGGTCTCGGTGGGCGAGCAGAACAACTACGGCTTCGAGATCCACGGCACCAAGGGCGCGGTCTCCTGGGACTTCCGCCGCATGGGCGAGCTGAGCGTCAGCCGGGGCACGTCGTACCAGGACCAGCCGGTCAGCACGCTGTACGTGGGCCCCGGGCACGGCGAGTACGCCGCCTTCCAGCCGGGCTCGGCCAACAGCATGGGCTACGACGACCTCAAGGTGATCGAGGCCTACAACTTCCTGCGCTCCATCGCCGAGGGCACCGCGTACGGCGCCACGGTCGAGGACGCCGTCCACAGCGCGGCCGCCCTGGACGCGATGTCCCGCTCCGCCGAGAGCGGGACCTGGGCGAGTCCCGCGTAA
- a CDS encoding FAD-binding protein, translated as MSRRPPRRSVLRGLAAAGTAVIGFDPFTRSWAVTPSDGPLDGIPELDGTLHTDEAALSAAADDFGHIVHRRPAAVLRPGSVADVVAMVRFCARRGIPVAPRGQGHGTNGQAQVSGGLVVETTPLDAVRPIGPGSTSVRVGAGAKWSDVAKATLVHGLTPPVFTDYLELSVGGTLAVGGLGGQTHRHGAQVDNVLELEVVTGAGELLRCSPARHRDLFLAVLAGLGHCAVVVGATVRLVRAPETVRHYLLPYDDLRTFVEDQRLLVRDRRFSYVEGQIVPDATGAFRGYVIEAVAYGPPAGDVPDDAALLRGLRHDPSGAEITDLPYYDFLDRLAPAVAALKEAGLWAYAHPWLNLLVPGRKAAEVTGRLLDALTPDDVGPGGVVLLYPLVRERLRTPLLRMPDDPVPYLFAVLRSTPPDDTAAVRRLLAANRSAYDLVRAAGGTRYPVGSVPFDHADWRRHFGTAWPRFAAARKTYDPRGILVPGQGIF; from the coding sequence ATGTCCCGCAGACCGCCCCGACGTTCCGTGCTGCGTGGCCTGGCCGCCGCCGGAACCGCGGTGATCGGCTTCGACCCCTTCACACGGAGCTGGGCGGTGACCCCGTCCGACGGGCCACTGGACGGCATCCCCGAGCTGGACGGAACCCTCCACACCGACGAGGCCGCCCTGAGCGCCGCCGCCGACGACTTCGGCCACATCGTGCACCGCCGCCCGGCCGCGGTGCTGCGGCCGGGCTCCGTCGCCGACGTCGTGGCGATGGTGCGGTTCTGCGCCAGGCGCGGAATCCCGGTCGCCCCACGCGGACAGGGCCACGGCACGAACGGTCAGGCACAGGTCTCGGGTGGCCTGGTCGTCGAGACCACTCCGCTCGATGCCGTCCGGCCCATCGGACCCGGCAGCACCAGCGTCCGGGTCGGAGCCGGCGCGAAGTGGAGCGACGTCGCCAAGGCCACCCTCGTCCATGGCCTGACCCCTCCCGTCTTCACCGACTACCTCGAACTCTCCGTCGGCGGAACACTGGCCGTGGGCGGCCTCGGCGGCCAGACCCACCGTCACGGCGCGCAGGTCGACAACGTCCTGGAGCTCGAAGTCGTCACCGGCGCGGGGGAGTTGCTGCGCTGCTCCCCGGCCCGCCACCGTGACCTGTTCCTCGCCGTACTCGCCGGCCTGGGCCATTGCGCGGTGGTCGTCGGCGCGACCGTACGACTGGTCCGCGCGCCCGAGACCGTACGCCACTACCTCCTGCCGTACGACGATCTGCGGACCTTCGTGGAGGACCAGCGCCTGCTCGTCCGCGACCGGCGGTTCTCCTACGTCGAGGGGCAGATCGTTCCGGACGCCACGGGGGCCTTCCGCGGGTATGTCATCGAGGCCGTCGCCTACGGACCTCCCGCGGGGGACGTTCCCGACGACGCCGCGCTCCTGCGGGGGCTGCGGCACGACCCGTCCGGCGCGGAGATCACCGACCTCCCGTACTACGACTTCCTCGACCGGCTCGCCCCGGCCGTCGCCGCTCTCAAGGAAGCCGGGCTGTGGGCGTACGCCCATCCATGGCTCAACCTGCTCGTGCCCGGCCGGAAGGCGGCCGAGGTGACGGGCCGGCTCCTGGACGCGCTCACCCCGGACGACGTGGGTCCGGGAGGCGTGGTGCTGCTGTACCCGCTGGTGCGCGAGCGCCTGCGGACCCCGCTGCTGCGCATGCCCGACGACCCCGTGCCCTACCTCTTCGCGGTCCTGCGGAGCACTCCTCCCGACGACACGGCGGCGGTACGGCGACTGCTGGCGGCCAACCGGTCCGCGTACGACCTCGTCCGCGCGGCAGGCGGCACCCGGTACCCGGTCGGCTCCGTACCCTTCGACCATGCCGACTGGCGACGGCACTTCGGGACCGCCTGGCCCCGGTTCGCCGCCGCGCGGAAGACCTACGACCCGCGCGGGATCCTCGTCCCCGGACAGGGAATCTTCTGA
- a CDS encoding PucR family transcriptional regulator: MPFLTVADVLRLPVIAAGLPRVAAGEDQLSRRVRWVHVTELLDPASFLEGGELVLTTGMPHPADPTQLRGYVDSLADVGVAGLVVELGRRYQHAPQELVTACRERDLPLIVLARGVRFIEVTQTVHALILDAQGELLRRAQQVRELFTSLTLRGADPEEFVQAAADLTGCPVVLENLIHHAVICRTAGPPDGQVLEAWPRRSRTAPTPDRAAASGPEGWLVAPVEDRGRRWGRLIMLPHASGPHIGPEQTMILEQAATALTLARLTGKPEWDRRAHSSVLLDLLYWRYRSRTEARLRAEALGLPTTGHRLVPVVIDHSDTGDGDTTVTGHLATELPISGVKALVGDLSEHRTGLLLALARASAWQPVVERVGRELRGTFGEGLVVAVGPGVTELSQVTRSFREAEQIADAIGPGTLDRPFHVASDIGLPELLYSLRDDVRVQRYVEQQLGRLVQHDARHGSDLLSTLREYLVAAGNKSIAAKHVGLSRQAFYQRLRTIERLLGNDLESGAHRTQLHVAVTALDALGGAGGTVRPASL; the protein is encoded by the coding sequence ATGCCGTTCCTCACGGTCGCGGACGTGCTGCGGCTGCCCGTCATCGCCGCCGGTCTGCCCCGGGTGGCGGCAGGCGAGGACCAGCTGTCGCGCAGGGTCCGCTGGGTCCATGTCACCGAGCTGCTCGACCCGGCCTCCTTCCTGGAAGGTGGCGAACTCGTCCTCACCACGGGCATGCCGCACCCAGCAGATCCCACCCAACTACGCGGCTACGTCGACTCGTTGGCAGATGTGGGCGTGGCCGGGCTGGTCGTCGAGCTGGGCCGCCGCTATCAGCACGCGCCGCAGGAACTGGTCACGGCCTGCCGGGAGAGGGACCTGCCGCTGATCGTGCTGGCGCGCGGTGTGCGGTTCATCGAGGTCACCCAGACCGTCCACGCGCTGATCCTGGACGCGCAGGGCGAGCTGCTGCGTCGCGCTCAGCAGGTGCGCGAGCTGTTCACCTCGCTCACCCTGCGCGGAGCGGACCCGGAGGAGTTCGTGCAGGCCGCGGCGGACCTCACGGGGTGTCCGGTGGTCCTGGAGAACCTGATCCACCACGCGGTGATCTGCCGGACCGCCGGTCCTCCCGACGGACAGGTCCTGGAGGCCTGGCCGCGGCGCTCGCGCACCGCCCCGACGCCGGACCGGGCAGCGGCGAGCGGGCCCGAGGGCTGGCTCGTGGCACCGGTCGAGGACCGGGGCAGACGGTGGGGGCGGCTGATCATGCTGCCCCACGCGTCCGGCCCGCATATCGGCCCCGAGCAGACGATGATCCTCGAACAGGCCGCCACCGCCCTCACCCTGGCGCGGCTGACCGGCAAGCCCGAGTGGGACCGGCGCGCGCACAGCTCCGTCCTGCTCGATCTGCTCTACTGGCGCTACCGGAGCCGTACCGAGGCGCGCCTCAGGGCCGAGGCGCTCGGACTGCCCACGACCGGTCACCGCCTCGTCCCGGTCGTCATCGACCACTCGGACACGGGCGACGGCGACACCACGGTGACCGGGCACCTCGCCACGGAGCTGCCCATCTCGGGGGTCAAGGCCCTGGTAGGAGACCTGTCCGAGCACCGGACCGGGCTGCTGCTCGCGCTGGCCCGCGCCTCGGCCTGGCAGCCGGTGGTGGAACGGGTCGGCCGGGAGCTGCGCGGCACGTTCGGGGAGGGGCTCGTCGTGGCGGTCGGCCCCGGGGTCACCGAACTCAGCCAGGTCACCAGGTCGTTCCGCGAGGCCGAACAGATCGCCGACGCGATCGGCCCCGGAACGCTCGACCGCCCCTTCCATGTCGCGTCCGACATCGGTCTGCCGGAACTGCTGTACTCCCTGCGCGACGACGTGCGCGTCCAGCGGTACGTGGAACAGCAGCTCGGACGCCTCGTCCAGCACGACGCACGACACGGCAGCGACCTCCTTTCGACCCTGCGCGAATATCTCGTCGCCGCCGGCAACAAGTCGATCGCCGCCAAGCACGTCGGGCTCTCCAGGCAGGCCTTCTACCAACGGCTGCGTACCATCGAGCGGCTCCTGGGCAACGACCTGGAGTCCGGCGCCCATCGCACCCAACTGCACGTGGCCGTCACGGCGTTGGACGCTCTCGGCGGTGCGGGCGGGACCGTCCGACCGGCTTCCCTGTGA
- a CDS encoding LacI family DNA-binding transcriptional regulator encodes MRPPTIRDVAERAGVSKSLVSLVLRGSDQVRPEKRQAVLAAVEELGYRPNAAARSLSERRTRTVGVLLNDMRNPWFVELLDGLNSLLHAHGLRMLLADGHLNLRLGEDLTRAFTDLRVDGLIAVGTLPGPEALRTAATRVPTVVAGAREPVLPHVDLVANDDQHGARLATEHLIALGHRRIAHIAGQGMVGELRRRSFETVMREHGLSDTAVVEQGDLTEEGGYRATVRLLSARERPTAVFAFNDIACVGALSAAEELGLRVPHDLSLVGYDNTYLARLRHLWLTTVDSAGHDVGRRAAQCLLDRIADPARPAEVVLSTPVLEVRGTTAAPRESPA; translated from the coding sequence ATGAGACCACCGACGATCCGCGACGTCGCCGAACGGGCCGGAGTGTCGAAATCCCTGGTCTCGCTCGTGCTGCGCGGATCCGACCAGGTGCGCCCCGAGAAGCGGCAGGCCGTGCTGGCCGCCGTCGAGGAGCTCGGCTACCGGCCCAACGCGGCCGCGCGCAGCCTCAGCGAGCGGCGCACCCGCACGGTGGGCGTGCTCCTCAACGACATGCGCAACCCCTGGTTCGTGGAACTGCTCGACGGCCTCAACTCCCTGCTGCACGCCCACGGCCTGCGCATGCTCCTTGCCGACGGCCACCTCAACCTGCGCCTCGGCGAGGACCTCACCCGCGCCTTCACCGACCTGCGCGTCGACGGCCTGATCGCCGTCGGCACGCTGCCGGGCCCCGAGGCGCTGCGCACGGCGGCCACGCGGGTGCCCACCGTCGTCGCCGGCGCCCGTGAACCCGTGCTGCCGCACGTCGACCTCGTCGCCAACGACGACCAGCACGGTGCCCGGCTCGCCACCGAGCACCTCATCGCGCTCGGCCACCGGCGCATCGCCCACATCGCGGGACAGGGGATGGTCGGCGAACTGCGCCGCCGCAGCTTCGAGACCGTCATGCGCGAACACGGACTGTCCGACACGGCCGTCGTGGAACAGGGCGACCTGACCGAGGAGGGCGGCTACCGTGCCACCGTCCGGCTGCTCAGCGCCCGCGAGCGGCCCACCGCCGTCTTCGCCTTCAACGACATCGCCTGTGTCGGCGCCCTGTCGGCCGCCGAGGAACTCGGCCTCCGCGTGCCGCACGACCTCTCCCTCGTCGGCTACGACAACACCTACCTCGCGCGTCTGCGCCACCTGTGGCTCACCACCGTGGACAGCGCCGGCCACGACGTCGGCCGCCGCGCCGCACAGTGCCTGCTCGACCGCATCGCCGACCCCGCCCGTCCCGCCGAGGTCGTCCTCAGCACGCCGGTGCTGGAGGTGCGGGGCACGACGGCCGCGCCGCGCGAGAGCCCCGCCTGA